A region from the Cherax quadricarinatus isolate ZL_2023a chromosome 44, ASM3850222v1, whole genome shotgun sequence genome encodes:
- the LOC128697398 gene encoding uncharacterized protein, which yields MAAKSETVKVTINEDTTTFRVPLRCQRCACYRDDQDRMTLEDSLCLLVTDQGITQYHYHDGPPVLLAIFSCLCIFFVKVMEETHDKLSCVIMFILVSAGIYVIMTMALLLLTRCYGTIAIEKYSKDKDYERFAGEIIEESTPLL from the exons ATGGCGGCCAAGAGTGAAACTGTTAAGGTCACCATTAATGAAGACACCACCACTTTTCGTGTACCTCTTCG gtgtcagcGGTGTGCGTGCTACAGGGATGACCAAGATCGTATGACCTTAGAGGACAGTTTGTGCCTCCTCGTCACTGATCAAGGAATAACTCAATATCATTACCATGACGGCCCGCCTGTGCTCCTTGCCATCTTCTCCTGCCTCTGCATTTTCTTTGTGAAAGTAATGGAGGAAACGCATGATAAGCTCTCATGTGTCATCATGTTTATTTTAGTTTCTGCTGGCATTTATGTCATAATGACGATGGCATTACTGCTCCTGACGCGTTGTTATGGCACTATAGCTATAGAAAAATATTCAAAGGATAAGGATTATGAACGCTTTGCTGGAGAGATAATAGAGGAAAGTACACCTCTGctttaa